ATTTCGACAATCAAGATGCTACATACTGGAGGTTCTATGAAACAATTATCCGTGATGCTAAAACCTGCATCTTCTCTGTGCAATATGCGCTGTAAATATTGTTTTTACGCAGATGTCAGCAGTCTGCGGGATGTTTCCTCCTATGGACTGATGAAGGAGTCCGACGCGATCATCGCCAACATCTTCCGTGACCTGGAGCGCGGAGACATCTTGACATTGGCCTTTCAGGGCGGGGAGCCGACCCTGGCCGGACTGCCCTTTTTCCAGCACTTTGTGCAGCAGGTCTCCCGATATGAATCACTCGGCGTTCGGGTCTCTTATGCCTTGCAGACGAATGGGCTTCTTTTGGATGATGCCTGGTGTGCCTTTTTGAAAAAGCATGGATTTTTGGTGGGACTTTCCATAGACGGCCCATCGGCATATCATGATGCCAACCGCCTGGACGATACCCGCAAGGGGACGTTCCGACGTGTTTTGGAGGTCAAGCAGCGGTTGGATCATTTTGGCATTGAGTACAATGTGCTGATGACGCTTACGAAAACCTTGGCCAGGCACCCACAGCAGGTCTGGCGTTTCATGGAGGAGCAAGATCTTCATTTTGTGCAGATGACGCCCTGCATGGGGCCCATGAATCAGGCGGAAACACCGTATGCACTGACGCCTGAACGGTACGCCTCCTTTTACATAGCTCTTTTTGATTTGTGGTACCAGAGCTACCAGAAGGGGATTTACCGCAGTGTCAAGCTGTTTGACGACCTTGTGAACCTGCTGGCTGTTGGACAATGCAATGCCTGCGGCCTGGTGGGGAGCTGTCAGACTCAGATCGTTGTGGAGGCGGACGGCGGCGTTTATCCCTGTGATTTCTATGTGCTGGATGAGTGGCGGGTAGGCAACCTCTGCCAGGAGTCTCTCCGCCAGGTATGGGATCAGGCGCAGAAAAGCGGATTCCTCACCCGGGAGAGAGAGCCGCTCGCCCTGTGTGAACAGTGCCCATACCGCTCCATGTGCGGCGGCGGTTGCCGGCGGATGCGGAGAGAGGTCTACTATGCGCCGGGGGCGGCTGCTTGCGGACATCGGATTTTTCTGGACGCTGTGATTGACCGGCTACGGCAGCTTGCCGCGCTTCATCAGAGGCGGCCATAAGCCTTTCCTGAAGAGGAATGTTGTCGGCGCAAGGCGAACAGTGATATTGCTGCGGTTCTATCTCTATAATAGAACTGGAGGTACACGTGATCTTGGATGAACCCTTGGGTGTTCGCGGGTAAACAACATGGCAAGGGAGGCAGCGCAAGCGCGTAAGGACCTGGAAAGACCAGGAACTTGTGAATCTGATAGAGACCGGCAGGGCATCTATGATGCCCTGCCGGTCTCTATTACGAGCCTGTCTGCTGCGTTTTTTGGATAACTGATAGGGACGCAATGACTTGATCTGCCAGGGGCTCTAACAGTCCTAAATCCCAAATCATTTGGAGAATGGTGTAGCGGGCGCGAACTTCCTTGCAATAGAGATAAGTGCTGCGCAGCATATCGGCATCCACACCAATCTCTATGGGGAGACAGGGAGCGTCCAAAGACTTCAGCAAATCCATCACGGTCTGGGAAGAGGGAAGCTCTGTCAAAAGGGCATTCAGTTCATCCCAGTGAGCCTCCATCGTGTCAATACGCCGCAGGCGGGCAGTGGGCTCGTTTTTCCGGGCTGTCGCTTCCAGGGCGATGATGCCATCGGTGGCAGAACCATAGGCGGTCCGAATGTGAGCTTCCCAGGCGGTCTGGTCGTATGCCATGGCACTGGCCCGGGCAGCGTCAAAATCTACAATTGTGCTGCGCAAGGCCTCCACCAGCTTGAGTACCAGAACGGTCCCCACACCCACCTGAATGCCATGCGGAACAGGACGTCTGTGCTGCTGTTCAAACATCATTTCCCAGTAGTGGGACATGTGGTGTTCACAGCCGGAGGCAGGACGGGAATTTCCATATAGACTCATGGCGACGCCGGTGAGGACCAGTCCTTCCATTATATTACCCAGTACCTGAGGGTTGCGCTCCCTGGCCTTGCCGGCATCCTGCAGCACGCCTCGAACACAGGTTTCTACCAGCTCCACGATACGGCTGCAATAGTGTTCATGATTGATGAGGCGGGCCAGCTTCCAATCACAAATGCAGGTAAATTTGCCTAACAAATCGCCAAGGCCTGCGGCGATCATCCGATAGGGCGCACCTTTGAGAATTTCGGTATCACCAAGAATGGCCAGAGGAGTCTGAGCCTCAAAGGTGGTTTTTAAATGGTTGACATTCAGAGCGGCAATGCTGGAGGCAAACCCATCCATGGGAGCGGCAGTGGCCACGGTGAAAAACGGGCGGCCCATTTTGAAGCTGAAAAAACGGACCATGTCGTTGATCGCGCCTGTGCCGACGGCCACCACCAGATCGCAGTCTGCCGGCATGTGAATGACCAGTTCACCAAGGGTTGCCTCGTCGAATCCCGTATGTGTCAGTTGAATGAGCTTTGCTTTGGCGCCGGCGGCCTCCAAAAGCTCCAGGCACCGCTTGCCGGCAATTTGATACGTCGTTGCGTCACTGACTAAGTACAGGCTCTGAAATCCCTGCTCCCTGGCAATCCGGGGCAAATCATTCAGGGCACTTGGGCCAATACGGACTACCTTCAAAGGTGCGTAGTGCTCCTTGCCGCAGGAACATGTGAACGTCTGGTCAAGGTACGTATTTAAAGGCTGTGGTTTTTGCGGCATTTCCATGGGAAGGACCTCCTTTATGAGATAAAAGTACGGGAAATCATCACTGGCGCATTCTGGCGCACGCAGGCTATCAGGCACCCAGAAACAAAAATGTTATAGCAGCATGACGCCTGCCTGGGATAGCGCTTTTGCCGTAGCATTGCTCAGACCTCCGTCGCTGACAACAATATCTACCTGGTTGGTTGGAATGCTGCGGGCTGCACGGATGGCATCTACCTTGCTGGAATCCATCAGTACAACCGTTTTGTCCGAGCGCTCAATCAGGGTTTGAAACAGCGCGGCTGCATGAGCGGAACAGCAGACAAAGCCAAAATCCGGCCGATAGGCGTCCGTACCGAGAAAAGAAAAGTCAAAGTGCAGCTTGTTCAGCTCCTCAAACACTTTGAAGCCGCTGGAACGTACAGAATCTGTATTAATCTGCCCGCCGATCATGGTTGCCTCGATATTGGAGTACTTGGACAGCTCCAGGGCAGTTACCAGACCGTCTGTAAAAACCTGCAGGGGAATGTCTGGCAAAACCTTGGTCATCTCCGCGCAGGTGGAACCAGCTGCTATGAATAAGGAGTTATTTGGCCGCAGCAGTTTTACAGCCTTCGCTGCAATCACTCTCTTTTCCTCAATATGCTTTGTGGAGCGTGTATAAAAGTTATCCACAGTCCCAATTGCTGCGGGCAACGACTTGGCTCCGCCGTGGATACGGATAATCTGCAGAGTGGAATCCAGGTATTTCAGGTCCTTTCGAAGCGTAACTTCCGAAACCTCTGGGAAATGCTGTTTTAACTCTGCGAAACTGATCTCGCTTTCGCGTTTTACAAGTTCTACAATTTCCTGCCTGCGTTTTTCCATAAGCTCCCTCCACGATTTTTGTGAATATTAATAAAATAACACAGTGTTTAGGATTTATCAAGCAATAAAATTATTGACTTTGGCCAATCTGTATGCTATAAAAAAGATAGTTTCAAAATGAAATAATTTATTACTAAACAAAATGCATTTGGCGGGTTCGTTTTTCGCCTTTGTCTCACGAATGTCTTCTGGGTGTGGCACACCTGAAAATAAAAATGAAGGAGCGGAAGAAAAAATGAAAAAGCGTGTTCTTGCAATGTTGCTATCCATGGCCATGACGGCCACCCTGCTGGCGGGCTGCGGAAGCTCGTCCGATTCAACAGGAGACACAACGGATGGAGATGGGGCCAAGGAATATGATGTTCTGAGAGTTGCCATGATGCCGTTTGGTGGCAATGTGCCGGCGCAGTATGCCTACGATCAGGGGTATTTTGAAGAGCTGGGGCTTAACGTTGAATTCTACCAGTTTGCAAACGGTGCTGGCATCAATGAGGCGCTTGCTGCCAAGGAAGTCGATGTGGGAGTTTCTGGCCTGGCTATGATCTTTTCTCTGGCCAGCGGCACCTGCAAGATGATCGGTGAGTCCCAGGTGTCTAGTGCGATGGGGGTTTATGTTCGGCCGGACAGCCCGATTCTGGACCATGCAACAGAGGTGGACGGAACCACGATCTATGGCTCTGCTGACACAGTCAAGGGTATCACGGTCTTGGGGCAGACTGGTACATCTTCTCAATACAACCTGGACGGCTGGCTGGGCATGTTTGGTCTGACAGAGGCGGACATTGAGTTTGTCAATGTGGGGCTTGGCACAGACATGACCGCATTTCTCTCTGGCGAGGGAGACGCGATTGCCGCATCCCGTCCCTATACGTTCCAACTGGAGGCCGAGGGCTATGTCAATGCCGGCAACTTTGAGCAGACTACAGATACTGTTCTCACGGATGTGATCGTTGCCCGCAACGAGGTTGTTGAAGAGAGGCGGGAGGAGCTGGTCCTATTTATGCAGGCCTATGAAAAGGCGCTGGAGGAAATTTCCGCTGATGAGGAGCTGCGCTACAACACCTCCATGGATTATTTCAAGAATAACGGCCGCGACTACTCCGAAGAGGATATGAGGAACGAGATGAAGGTCAATGACTACATTACCACCGCATATATGAGCGGGGAGGACTATGTGTTCGGCAACGCTATGGTCAAGATCGGCCAGTTCTATAGCGACTGCGGCCAAATTGAGCCTGAAGCGCTTCCCAATGTCGCTGCATCCTTCGATGCTTCCATCATACAGGAGGCTTTGGGAATCACCTTTGACGTTGCTGGATAACCGGACTCGGCGGCAACCTGTTTCGTCATGGGGCCTCAGGGCCCCATGGCGAGATTTTTTGAAATTTTTTTGATATGGGAGTCAGGCATGAAAAACAATATGCGAAAGAAAGCGGCAGCCAGGAAATACGCGCTTTTGTCGGTGTGCTCTGTGTGCTGTTTTTTGCTGATTTGGCAGTTCAGTACCGACGTCTTCCACTTCTTTGATCCAACCACACTGCCAAGCCCCGTCACAGTGCTGCAGACCTTCTTTGACAAATTTACCAATACCAAGCCGGACGGCGCCACGCTCCAGGTACATACGTTAGAGAGCATGAAGGTCGCACTATCCGGCTACTTCATTGGCGTTGTGATTGGGGTTCCCCTCGGCATTGCCATGGCGTGGTTTAAACCTGTCGATTATTTTGTCACGCCTTTGTTTGATCTGCTGCGTCCGGTGCCCGGTATCGCATGGCTGCCGGTGATGATCGTTCTATTTGGTATTGGGCTTTTGTCTAAGGCAATGGTGATTTTCCTCTCAGCATTTATTGCTTGCGTCATCAACTCTTACTCCGGCATCAAACATACAAAACCCGTTCATCTCTGGGTGGGACAGACCTTTGGGGCCAGCAATCTCCAACTCCTTTTTAAAATTGCCATCCCCACCGCGCTGCCAATGATCTTTACGGGCCTGAAGGTAGCGCTGGGTGCTTCCTGGAATGCCCTGATTGCGGCGGAGCTGCTGGCGGCCACCAAGGGCCTTGGGTTCATGATTAACCAGGCGCGGGGAATTTACCGCCCGGACATTATTCTGGTGGGCATGATCACCGTCGGCATCACTGGAGCGGTTTTGGGCTGGATCATTGAGAGAATCCAGCGTATCTTCATCAAGCAGGAGTGAATGTGCCATGAAGAAAAAGAAATTCAACGCGATCAAATTTGCGGTGGGAACTTTGGCGATTGCCTGCTTTTTGTCAGTGTGGTTTTTTGCCACCAGGGAAGGCACGACACTGGGAAAGCTGATGCCCAATCCCGCAGAGGTGGCGTCCAGGCTCATGGAGGCCACCTATGAGAAAATCGGCCCCATGACGATCTGGGGCCATATGTGGAACAGCATGCGCCGTGTTTTGGTGGGCTTTTGCATCGCATCCGTATCCGGCATTTTACTGGGACTTGCCATGGGCTGGAACCGCACCTGCGAGGCTATCTTTCGTCCAATCTTTGAATTGCTTCGCCCCATTCCCCCGCTGGCGTGGATTTCCCTGGCCATTGTGTGGTTTGGCCTGGGGGAGGGCGGCAAGTATTTTATTATTTTCGTCTCCGGCTTTTCCAATGTTACCATCAATGTCTACACAGGAGCGAAAGCCGTGGACCCAGAGCTGATCGGCGCCGCCAAAATGCTGGGCTGCTCCAACCGGCGTATTTTTACATCCATTGTGCTGCCGTCCTCTGTGCCTTATATTTTTACCGGGCTTCAAATCGCGATTTCCAGCAGCTGGGCTGCGGTGGTGGCCGCCGAGATGGTGCGCTCTACCAACGGCATCGGCTGGCTGATTACTGCTGGGCAGAGCATTGGCGATATGGGGCAGGTGATGGTCGGCATCATCGTGATTGGGGTTGTCGGCTTCCTGTTGGCTACTATCATGAGAGGAGTAGAGTCCAAGCTCTGCGCTTGGAGTCGCGTGCAGGATTGATGAGCTATGTGATTGAATGCGAGCATATTTCCAAAACATTTGACACCCCTACCGGCGAATTTCAGGTCATCAAGGATATCAGCATCCAGGCGATGCAAAATGAGATTCTGGTGCTGTTTGGACCGGGGCAGTGCGGAAAGACGACACTGCTGAAAACCATTGCCGGGATTGAACCTGCCACCTCCGGCACAGTCCGGATCCACGGCAGGGAAAAAACGAAGCCTGGTCCAGAATGTGGGCTGGTGTATCAGACCACGGCGCTGTTTCCCTGGCTGACCACCATGGGCAATGTAGAGTACGGCCCGAAGGTCCGTGGAGTGGCAAAAAAGGAACGGCGGGAACGGGCGAAGCACTACATCGACCTGGTGGGCCTGAACGGCTTTGAGAAGAGTTTTCCGATTCAGCTCTCCGGCGGTATGCGCCAGCGTGTGGGGATTGCCCGCGTATACTGCAACGAGCCGGAGGTCCTCTTGATGGACGAACCCTTTGGGCATCTGGACGCGCAGACCCGATATTTGATGCAGGAAGAGCTGGAGCGTATCTGGCAGGCAGAGAAGCGGACGATTATCTTTGTCACCAATCATATTGAGGAGGCCTTGTACCTGGCGGACCGCGTGCTGGTGATGACCAACTGTCCTGCCACCATTAAGCAGGAATTCAAAATTGACCTTCCGCGGCCCAGGGACTATACGGACCCGGAATTTCTGCGCCTGCGGCAAACCATCACAGCCGTTGTGGACCCTGCGGAATGATAGGAGGTGTCAGAGTGGAAAACGAATACAAGGTTGTGGTCAAGAACCTGACCAAAAAATTTGGAGATCTGCTGGTTTTGGACGATCTCTCCTTTCATGTTCGAAAAAACGAGTTTCTCTGTATCGTGGGACCCACTGGATGCGGAAAGACCACCTTCCTGAACAGCCTGAGCAGGCTGTATGATGTTACGTCTGGGGAAATCCTGATCAATGGGGAGGCCGTTGATCTGAAAAGACACAACATTGCCTATATTTTTCAGGAGTACTCTAACATGCCCTGGCTGACGATTCGCCAGAATGTGGAATTCGGGCTGCGGATTAAACACATGCCTGAGGACTATATCAAGGAACAAACAGAGTATTTTCTGGATATGGTGGGCCTGACCAAATTTCAGGAGTATTATCCTAGGCAGCTCTCGGCCAGCATGCTGCAAAGGGCTTCCATTGCACGTGCATTCGCTGTGCGGCCCGAGGTGCTGCTGATGGACGAGCCCTATGGACAACTGGATGTGGAACTGCGCTTTAAGCTGGAGGATGAGCTGATTCGCCTCTGGAGGGAAGTGGGAACAACTGTGATTTTTATTACCCACAACATTGAAGAGGCAGTCTACCTCAGTGAGAGAATCCTGGTTCTGACGAACAAACCCACAAAAATTAAGGCGGAAATTCCCAACAGCCTGCCAAGGCCCAGGGACATTGCCGCACCTGAATTTGTAGCCCTGCGAAATCAGGTTACGGATTTGATTAAGTGGTGGTAACTGCCTGGATGTACCGCTTTGTTTGTATACAGGACGAAGGCTCTTGAGGATTGGAGTGGAACTTGATGTCTGAAAAGAAAAATATTCTGTTTGTTTTGGCTGATGACTATGGTGCCTGGGCAATGGGCTGCGCCGGAAATCCGGAGGTAAAAACGCCGCATTTGGACCGCCTTGCGGCTCGCGGTGTTCGCTTTGACAACTGTTTTTGCGCGTCTCCCGTCTGCTCTCCGGCCCGGGCTTCCATCATGACAGGGAAGAATCCATCGCAGCATGGCGTCCATGACTGGCTGGCCAAGGGGCATCTGGACAGCGGACGGGCGCTTGGAGAAGAGCTGCAAATGTCCTTTGCGGCTGCAAACGCGCCTTGGTATTATGCCTGGCCCAAAAATCAGCTCAGCGGCGACTATGCCATCCGCTATCTGGATCAGCACCGTACCTTTACTGAGATTCTTGCTGAAAACGGCTATGAATGCGGCTTGAGCGGGAAATGGCATATGGGGGACAGCTTTACGCCGCAGGCTGGTTTTACCTATTGGAAGACAACGGCCATGGGCGGGGAGAATTATTATTATCCCGTAGTACTGGAAGACGGAAAAATGGTTTTAAAAGAAAACCTATATGTCACGGATTGGATTACGGAGCAGTCGTTAAACTTTTTAACACAGCGGAATCAGGAAAAGCCGTTCTATCTTGCTGTAAACTACACGGCGCCGCATTCGCCGTGGTCGGCACGGAATCACCCCAAGGAGTACATTGATCTTTATAAGGACTGTCCTTTTCATTCCACGCCCAACGTACCGCCTCACCCTTGGGCGCCCAACGGCCACAAAACCCTTGCACAGTGGAACAGCGAGCCGCACCCAGGCATCCGTTTCAGCGGAGCCACATACGGCCCAATTCCGGAGACGTGGCAGGAGCACCGGCGGGAAAGCCTCACCGGATATTATGCGGCGATTACCGCAATGGATGCGGCGGTAGGGCGCCTGGTGGACCGGCTGGAGACGGAAGGGCTGCTGGACAACACACTGATCATCTTCTCTGGGGACAACGGCATGAGTATGGGACACCACGGTATCTGGGGCAAGGGGAACGGAACGAACCCTGTGAATATGTACGATTCCGCCGTGAAGGTGCCTGGAATCTTCTCGTTGCCTGGAACAATTTTACAAGGTGTTGTCAATCATGAAATGGTCAGCCACTATGACTTTTATGAGACCATCCTGGACCTTGCAGGCATTGCGTTTGAAAAACCGGATAACATGCCGGGCGTCAGTTTTGCGCCGCTGCTCACAGGCGAAAGAGAGCGCGTTCGGGACAGCGTGGTTGTATTTGACGAATATGGCCCTTGCCGCATGATCCGAACCAAGGAGTGGAAGCTGGTCCTGCGCCTGCCGGATGGGCCGAACGAGCTGTATGATCTGGTGGAAGATCCGGATGAGGAGAACAATCTGATGGGCCATAGGTCCTGCGCTGGAGTCGTTGCCGAGTTAACCGGGGAACTGAAGGCGTGGTTTGAGAAATATGTGGACCCGGCCTTTGACGGTAGTAGGGAACCGGTTTGCGGCAGGGGACAGCTCACCGCACACTCATTTCTCTGAGGAGAGGGAAGCTTATGCGATGTTTTATTGCCATTGATTCCGGAGGAACCAAGACGGACGCGGTCCTATTTGAGGAGACGGGGCATATTCTGGCCAGATCACTGACGCAGGGCTGTAATGCCATGGATATCGGGATTGGTTCAGCGTGTGAAAGCCTCTTGGGTGTTCTGCAGAATTTGGTGGCCCGCATACCAGGAGATGGAACACTGGTGTCCATATATAGCGGCGTGGCCGCCACCGATTATTTCGGCGGTGAGCTGGGACGGTATATCCGGCCCTATTTTCCCGACGTCACAATGCGATTTGAAGATGATGCTGTCAATCTGATCTCCGGGACCCTGGGACACCAGGACGGGTGCTGTATCATCAGCGGAACCGGCTCGTCCCTCTACGCCCGGATTGGAGAAAGGATTGTTCATTTAGGTGGATGGGGCTACCTCATTGATACTGGGGGCAGCGGCTATGCCATTGGACGCGATGCAATTCTGGCGGTTTTCCGTTACTGTGATGGCAGAGCGCCGTATACGCGGCTTTATGACCTGATTCAAGAGCAGATGGGGATGCCGCCGGAGAAAAACATCCCCGGTATTTATGAGGGGGGAAGGCCATACATCGCATCTTTCGCCCGCACGGTATTTCAGGCGCGAAAGGAGGGAGATGCTGCGGCGGAGGAAATTTTCCAAAAGGCCGTACATGCTCTGGCGGAGCTTACATTTGCGGCGGAGAGGCAGTTTGGAGGCCCCTACCAGGGAGTTCTGGGCGGCGGAATTTTTGCCGCATTTCCGGAATATGCAGAGGAGTTGAAGGCGCAGGCATCGCCTATGGCCACCCTAATCCGGGCCACAGTACCGCCAATTCTGGGTGGTGTGATTGAGGCAATGTGGGGACAAGCGGAGTGCTCCGCGAAAGTCCGACAGCGCTTTCTGACCGAATATAAGGCAGATGCCATGCAAAGAGTCAGCGAATGAGAGGACGGCCCGGTGCGGATATCCGCACCGGGCCGCTGTGTTCTCGGTTATTCAGAGTGCATCCCCGCCATTGCCTGTACCGGTCGCGGCTTTACTCGGGCTTTGAGGGCGCGGGCGTTCTCTCATCCTTCTCACGCAAGACTTTGCGGACCACCATGAGAAGAAGCAGAATGCCCGCATAGCCCACTAGGGGATAAAAGACACTGATGAGCTTGGTAAACGGCAGCAGCCCAATGAAAAAGGCTCCCGCAGCTACACCTGCGGCAAAGAGCTGCTGCGTGCGCTTTTCAGAGAAAGAGAAGCGGCTGCATACCGTCCACATCATGGAGGAGCAGGAGGAGAAAATACCAAGAATCAAAATAATGGAAAAGGCGGCGCCCAGGGGGTGGGAGATTTTTTCCGCCAGGTACAGAATTGGAATGGACAGCTCCGCCATGGGCTGGGCGTTGAGCAAAAAAGCGGTGTTCACGATGGCGATGGCGGCCATGAGAACCACAATTCCTACGATCATGCCGTATGTTACATCCTTTTCCCGCTCCGCGCTGACGCCCAGCTGCGTAAAATACGCACCGCCGGAGAGAAAGTTTAGAGAGAGGTATAACAGTGAGCTGATGCCCCAGTGCGGCGATGTCCGCAGGGGAGAGAGCACGGCAGCCTGGCTGGATGCCATGGATAGATCTCCCCAGTCCCGAACAGCCGTGATCACCCCGACAGCCAGGGTGAAGGCGATCACGGCAGGACCGACCTTGGAGATGACAAAGATCAACCGCTCAAACCCAGAGAGGTACGCAGCCAAAACTGCTGCCGCCATCAACAACGACCCTGCGAGGTGGTTCAGACCATAGTATTCCTGCAGGGTGGCTCCCGCACCCGAGATTAAAACCGCCATCAGCAAAAACACAATAACGGCGATCAGACCGGAATAGAACCGGCCTGCCCGATTCCCGCAGAAGTAAAGAAAATGGTTGAAGGGGGAGAGCTCCCGGTTCCGATACCCCGTCTCCACAAAAACAACCCCGAAAAACAGCGTGCCGATGAAATTAAGGCCGATGGCAGTGTAGCTTGCCAGTCCATAACTGGTGAAAAACTGCAGCGTCTCCTGACCTGAGGCAAACCCGGAGCCAATCATCCACGCGATAAAGGCCCCCGCGTATTTGGCAATCCCCCTGGCGGTATATTCCTGGTTCATCATTGGCTCCTTTTTTATACAAGATTCATTTCCTGGGAAAAATGCCCGTGTGGGGTGGAGCAGCACAAGAATGAAAGCCGGAGTACTGAAGCGGCCTCACCAGTTCTGCATGGCTGCGCCCTCGGAGGCTGGCCGGCAGGTGGCTCCATAGAGGGCCAGCACACCGCTTTTGATCTTGGGCTCTGGCTTCTTCCAGCGTTGCTTTCGCTCCGCGATCACATCCTCCGTTACCTCTAGCTGCAAGATACCCTCTGGAATGCTGTATGTAATGATATCGCCGTCCTCCACAAAAGCGATGAGGCCGCCGGCCATGGCCTCCGGTGCCACGTGCCCGATGATGGTGCCATGGTTGAAACCGGAGAAGCGCCCGTCCGTAATCAGGGCAACCGTCTGCTCCATACCTTTGGCGATGAGCCGATCTGTCACCTTCATCAGCTCGTTCATGCCGGGGGAACCCTTGGGACCCTCGTAGCGCAGTACGATTACGTCTCCCGCCTGGATTTCGTCCCGCATCACCGCCTCCGCAGCCAGTTCCTCCTGATCAAAGACCCGCGCCCGTCCAGAGAAGGCACGCATGCTCCCCGGTACGCCAGTGGGGCGGCAGACCGCGCCCTCTTCCGCCAAATTTCCCCGGAGAATCCGTATGCCGGCAATATCGCTGAAGGGGGCTTGCAGGGGATGAATGATACTGTCGTCTGGGACTTGGACTCCAGTGAGATACTCGCCCCAGGTATTTCCAAGCAGTGTTGTTTCCCCGGTATATAGTTCCGTCTCCAGGCGCTTCATCACGGCGGGCACACCGCCGGCACGATCAAGGTCAATCACGGTGTGACGGCCGCTGGGCACCACGCCCACCAGACATTTGATTCTCCGGGCGATGCGGTCGAAGTCATCCAACGTGAGTCCCAGCCCCAGCTCCTGGCTGTACGCCAGCAGGTGGAGCACTGCGTTGGTGGAGCCGGCTATGGCCAGATCCAGCATCACTGTATTGAAAAGAACCTCCCGGCTCATTAAATCTTCCGGGCATATGCCGCGCCGGACCTGCTCTACGATAAAGCGACCGGCCCGGACGCAGCTTCGCAGCTTTAAATTGTCTGCAGCTGGGATGGTGGAAGTTCCCGGAAGAACCAGGTTCAGCGCCTCGCCCAGAATCTGCATGGTGCATGCCGTACCCATGGATGGACAGGCTCCGAAAGAGGGACAGACATGCTCCTGTACGATGTCGAGAAGCTCCGAGTCTCCCCGGATGGCGGCCACATCCACATCGGCCTGCACCAGGGCTTGCCCGCAGTAGCTTCCTGCCCCCATGATGCCGCCGGTGACAACGATACAGGGGATATGAACCCGCAGAGCCGCCAGATATGCCCCGGCGATCACATTGTCGCAGGAGGCCAGAATCACCAGTCCATCCAGCTTGTGGACGCGGACAACAGCCTCAATGGACATGGCGACAATATCCCGCAAGACCAGTTCATAGCGCAGCCCGTCGGAGCCGGTGGCGATGTTTCCGCAGGTGGCGGGAACGCCGAACTCCATCGGCATCCCCCCATTCATCCAGATGCCCTTTTTGACAGACTCCGCCAGACTCCGCAGATGTCCGGTGCCCGGGGAACCCTCAAAGAACGTATTTGCGATACCGATGTGGGGCTTTTTGACAATGTCCTCTTGTTCATGGCCTGCCGCAAGATACATGATTCTCCGGTTGGCCGCGTGGGTACCCTCCCAGTAGCTGCGCTCTTTTTTCATGTTGTACATGGTCCTGCA
This genomic window from Pusillibacter faecalis contains:
- a CDS encoding ABC transporter ATP-binding protein: MSYVIECEHISKTFDTPTGEFQVIKDISIQAMQNEILVLFGPGQCGKTTLLKTIAGIEPATSGTVRIHGREKTKPGPECGLVYQTTALFPWLTTMGNVEYGPKVRGVAKKERRERAKHYIDLVGLNGFEKSFPIQLSGGMRQRVGIARVYCNEPEVLLMDEPFGHLDAQTRYLMQEELERIWQAEKRTIIFVTNHIEEALYLADRVLVMTNCPATIKQEFKIDLPRPRDYTDPEFLRLRQTITAVVDPAE
- a CDS encoding ABC transporter ATP-binding protein, which translates into the protein MENEYKVVVKNLTKKFGDLLVLDDLSFHVRKNEFLCIVGPTGCGKTTFLNSLSRLYDVTSGEILINGEAVDLKRHNIAYIFQEYSNMPWLTIRQNVEFGLRIKHMPEDYIKEQTEYFLDMVGLTKFQEYYPRQLSASMLQRASIARAFAVRPEVLLMDEPYGQLDVELRFKLEDELIRLWREVGTTVIFITHNIEEAVYLSERILVLTNKPTKIKAEIPNSLPRPRDIAAPEFVALRNQVTDLIKWW
- a CDS encoding sulfatase family protein is translated as MSEKKNILFVLADDYGAWAMGCAGNPEVKTPHLDRLAARGVRFDNCFCASPVCSPARASIMTGKNPSQHGVHDWLAKGHLDSGRALGEELQMSFAAANAPWYYAWPKNQLSGDYAIRYLDQHRTFTEILAENGYECGLSGKWHMGDSFTPQAGFTYWKTTAMGGENYYYPVVLEDGKMVLKENLYVTDWITEQSLNFLTQRNQEKPFYLAVNYTAPHSPWSARNHPKEYIDLYKDCPFHSTPNVPPHPWAPNGHKTLAQWNSEPHPGIRFSGATYGPIPETWQEHRRESLTGYYAAITAMDAAVGRLVDRLETEGLLDNTLIIFSGDNGMSMGHHGIWGKGNGTNPVNMYDSAVKVPGIFSLPGTILQGVVNHEMVSHYDFYETILDLAGIAFEKPDNMPGVSFAPLLTGERERVRDSVVVFDEYGPCRMIRTKEWKLVLRLPDGPNELYDLVEDPDEENNLMGHRSCAGVVAELTGELKAWFEKYVDPAFDGSREPVCGRGQLTAHSFL
- a CDS encoding N-acetylglucosamine kinase; the protein is MRCFIAIDSGGTKTDAVLFEETGHILARSLTQGCNAMDIGIGSACESLLGVLQNLVARIPGDGTLVSIYSGVAATDYFGGELGRYIRPYFPDVTMRFEDDAVNLISGTLGHQDGCCIISGTGSSLYARIGERIVHLGGWGYLIDTGGSGYAIGRDAILAVFRYCDGRAPYTRLYDLIQEQMGMPPEKNIPGIYEGGRPYIASFARTVFQARKEGDAAAEEIFQKAVHALAELTFAAERQFGGPYQGVLGGGIFAAFPEYAEELKAQASPMATLIRATVPPILGGVIEAMWGQAECSAKVRQRFLTEYKADAMQRVSE
- a CDS encoding YkvI family membrane protein, translating into MMNQEYTARGIAKYAGAFIAWMIGSGFASGQETLQFFTSYGLASYTAIGLNFIGTLFFGVVFVETGYRNRELSPFNHFLYFCGNRAGRFYSGLIAVIVFLLMAVLISGAGATLQEYYGLNHLAGSLLMAAAVLAAYLSGFERLIFVISKVGPAVIAFTLAVGVITAVRDWGDLSMASSQAAVLSPLRTSPHWGISSLLYLSLNFLSGGAYFTQLGVSAEREKDVTYGMIVGIVVLMAAIAIVNTAFLLNAQPMAELSIPILYLAEKISHPLGAAFSIILILGIFSSCSSMMWTVCSRFSFSEKRTQQLFAAGVAAGAFFIGLLPFTKLISVFYPLVGYAGILLLLMVVRKVLREKDERTPAPSKPE
- a CDS encoding dihydroxy-acid dehydratase → MYNMKKERSYWEGTHAANRRIMYLAAGHEQEDIVKKPHIGIANTFFEGSPGTGHLRSLAESVKKGIWMNGGMPMEFGVPATCGNIATGSDGLRYELVLRDIVAMSIEAVVRVHKLDGLVILASCDNVIAGAYLAALRVHIPCIVVTGGIMGAGSYCGQALVQADVDVAAIRGDSELLDIVQEHVCPSFGACPSMGTACTMQILGEALNLVLPGTSTIPAADNLKLRSCVRAGRFIVEQVRRGICPEDLMSREVLFNTVMLDLAIAGSTNAVLHLLAYSQELGLGLTLDDFDRIARRIKCLVGVVPSGRHTVIDLDRAGGVPAVMKRLETELYTGETTLLGNTWGEYLTGVQVPDDSIIHPLQAPFSDIAGIRILRGNLAEEGAVCRPTGVPGSMRAFSGRARVFDQEELAAEAVMRDEIQAGDVIVLRYEGPKGSPGMNELMKVTDRLIAKGMEQTVALITDGRFSGFNHGTIIGHVAPEAMAGGLIAFVEDGDIITYSIPEGILQLEVTEDVIAERKQRWKKPEPKIKSGVLALYGATCRPASEGAAMQNW